In a single window of the Balneola vulgaris DSM 17893 genome:
- the rplM gene encoding 50S ribosomal protein L13 yields the protein MDTLSFKTYSAKASDIEKKWVLIDAEDQPLGRVSTVVASILRGKNKPTFTPHMDVGDNVIVINAEKVKLTGKKMTDKMYFRHTFYPGGERFTSAEDMLKKDPTSLVMKAVKGMLPKNRLGRRLLTNLRVYAGPVHNQTAQNPEIIEL from the coding sequence GTGGATACTTTAAGTTTTAAAACATACTCAGCCAAAGCTTCCGATATCGAGAAGAAGTGGGTTTTGATCGACGCTGAAGATCAGCCGTTAGGTCGCGTGAGTACTGTTGTAGCATCAATATTGAGAGGAAAAAATAAGCCAACCTTTACTCCACACATGGATGTAGGCGATAACGTAATCGTTATCAATGCAGAGAAGGTGAAGCTTACTGGTAAGAAAATGACTGATAAGATGTACTTCCGCCACACGTTTTACCCAGGTGGTGAGCGTTTTACAAGTGCTGAAGACATGCTTAAGAAAGATCCTACCTCTCTTGTAATGAAAGCTGTAAAAGGTATGCTTCCAAAAAACAGACTAGGTCGTCGTTTATTGACTAACCTACGTGTTTATGCTGGACCAGTGCATAACCAGACAGCTCAGAACCCTGAAATCATCGAGCTTTAA
- the frr gene encoding ribosome recycling factor yields MIPEELQEIIDEADIKMEDAVAYLKKEFSHIRAGKANPALIEGVKVEYYGSQTPLQQLANISVPEPRLLMVSPYDKSALADIEKAIMAAGLGLNPMNDGDFIRIPLPILTEERRKELVKLSKDKAEQARISIRNSRRDANDEIKKKVEADSLPEDSKFEAEDEVQKITDKNIALVEETLSKKEEEIMTV; encoded by the coding sequence ATGATTCCAGAGGAATTACAAGAAATTATCGACGAAGCGGACATCAAAATGGAAGATGCCGTAGCATATCTAAAAAAAGAGTTTTCTCACATTCGTGCGGGTAAAGCAAATCCAGCACTTATTGAAGGGGTTAAAGTTGAGTATTATGGATCTCAAACTCCGCTTCAACAGCTCGCTAACATATCGGTTCCAGAACCACGGTTGTTGATGGTATCGCCATACGACAAATCCGCTTTAGCCGATATTGAAAAAGCGATTATGGCCGCTGGCTTAGGGCTTAACCCTATGAATGATGGTGATTTTATTCGCATCCCGCTTCCTATTCTAACTGAGGAACGCCGTAAGGAACTCGTTAAATTATCAAAAGACAAAGCTGAGCAAGCTCGTATTAGTATCCGCAACTCACGCCGTGATGCTAATGATGAAATCAAAAAGAAAGTAGAAGCTGATTCTCTCCCTGAGGATTCAAAATTCGAAGCTGAGGACGAAGTACAAAAAATCACTGACAAGAACATTGCTCTAGTGGAAGAAACCCTCTCTAAGAAAGAAGAGGAAATCATGACGGTTTAA
- the rpsB gene encoding 30S ribosomal protein S2, which translates to MPKAASIEELLKSGAHFGHLTRRWNPKMKDFIFMQRNGIHIIDLKKTQHYLQDALDEIQKLSRAGKTILFVGTKKQSTEIIKAEAIRAGMPFVTHRWLGGMLTNFSTVRKSISRMEEIEKMKTTGTINELTKKEGLMLEREQEKLENTLGGIANMGRLPGAIFVVDIIKEHLAVNEAIKLHIPVIAMVDTNSDPDVPDFIIPCNDDSARTIQLISSQVADAIIEGSAEREANAEEELMEQAAVEAKEGSDDDSADVKTKLRSRKRKSKDADQTADADKADAGSEEEE; encoded by the coding sequence ATGCCTAAAGCAGCTTCAATAGAAGAATTACTGAAGTCAGGTGCACATTTTGGCCACTTGACTCGCCGCTGGAACCCGAAAATGAAAGATTTTATCTTCATGCAACGCAACGGGATCCACATCATTGACCTCAAAAAAACTCAACACTACCTACAAGACGCTCTCGACGAGATTCAAAAGCTTTCTCGTGCTGGCAAGACTATTCTTTTCGTAGGTACGAAAAAACAATCTACTGAAATCATCAAAGCAGAAGCTATCCGTGCGGGTATGCCTTTTGTAACGCACAGATGGTTAGGCGGTATGCTTACAAACTTCTCTACGGTTCGCAAGAGCATTAGCCGTATGGAAGAGATTGAAAAAATGAAAACTACAGGTACTATCAACGAGCTTACTAAGAAAGAAGGCTTGATGTTAGAACGTGAGCAGGAAAAACTTGAGAACACCCTTGGCGGTATCGCTAACATGGGTCGTCTTCCAGGTGCTATTTTTGTAGTAGATATCATTAAAGAACACCTTGCTGTGAACGAAGCGATCAAGCTTCATATCCCAGTTATCGCAATGGTAGATACTAACAGTGATCCTGATGTACCTGATTTCATCATTCCTTGTAACGATGATTCTGCACGTACTATTCAGTTAATCTCTTCACAAGTTGCAGACGCTATTATTGAAGGCTCTGCGGAAAGAGAAGCTAACGCTGAAGAAGAGCTTATGGAACAAGCGGCTGTTGAAGCAAAAGAAGGATCGGATGACGATTCAGCTGATGTTAAAACTAAGCTTCGTTCAAGAAAAAGAAAAAGCAAAGATGCAGACCAAACTGCCGACGCCGACAAAGCTGACGCTGGATCTGAAGAAGAAGAATAA
- the rpsI gene encoding 30S ribosomal protein S9 produces the protein MAQANYIGRRKTSTARLYIKPGKGSFLINNTPIEEYLPVKAMQNIALLPIHVTELEGKFDIKVTVRGGGKSGQAGAVQHALARALDGENEGVHSMLKEHGLLTRDDRMVERKKYGQPKARKKFQFSKR, from the coding sequence ATGGCACAAGCTAATTACATCGGAAGAAGAAAAACCTCAACTGCCAGACTTTACATCAAGCCTGGAAAAGGTTCTTTCTTAATCAACAATACTCCTATCGAAGAATACCTACCGGTAAAAGCTATGCAGAACATAGCGCTATTACCTATTCACGTAACTGAACTTGAAGGCAAGTTCGACATTAAAGTTACTGTGCGTGGTGGTGGAAAATCTGGTCAGGCAGGTGCGGTACAACACGCTCTTGCACGTGCATTAGACGGCGAGAACGAAGGCGTACACAGCATGCTTAAGGAGCATGGATTGCTTACACGTGACGATAGAATGGTAGAACGTAAGAAATACGGTCAGCCTAAAGCACGTAAGAAGTTCCAGTTCTCTAAGCGTTAA
- the tsf gene encoding translation elongation factor Ts → MSISAADVKKLRDMTGAGMMDCKKALAETNGDFDAAVEFLRKKGQKVADKRADRDAKEGLVLSKVSDDAKKAVAIEINCETDFVARNEDFQAQAQSFLDAAYEAETENPEALLAQEVDGKTIADHLQEMVGKIGEKIEISTVVLVKTEGTVIDYIHAGNQLGVLAEFDGVVENEDVARDVAMQVAAMNPIATTRDEVDSSLVEKELEIAKEQLINEGKPAEIAEKAAQGKLRRFYEERVLLEQKFVKDNGISIKQYLEQNNTPLVKSFRRIQLGEEA, encoded by the coding sequence ATGAGTATTTCTGCTGCTGACGTAAAAAAACTAAGAGACATGACCGGTGCGGGCATGATGGACTGCAAAAAGGCCTTAGCTGAAACCAACGGCGATTTTGATGCTGCTGTTGAGTTTCTTCGCAAAAAAGGTCAAAAAGTAGCCGACAAGCGTGCCGACCGTGATGCTAAAGAAGGTTTAGTACTTTCTAAAGTAAGCGATGATGCTAAAAAAGCTGTAGCTATCGAGATTAACTGCGAAACTGATTTCGTAGCTCGTAACGAAGATTTCCAAGCACAAGCACAAAGCTTTTTAGATGCAGCTTACGAAGCTGAAACTGAAAACCCAGAAGCTCTATTAGCTCAAGAAGTTGACGGCAAAACTATTGCTGATCACCTTCAAGAAATGGTTGGTAAAATTGGTGAGAAAATCGAAATCTCTACCGTTGTTTTAGTGAAAACTGAAGGAACTGTAATCGATTACATCCACGCTGGAAACCAACTAGGTGTACTTGCTGAATTTGATGGCGTGGTTGAGAACGAAGATGTTGCTCGCGACGTAGCTATGCAAGTTGCTGCAATGAACCCAATTGCTACTACTCGTGACGAAGTTGATTCTTCACTTGTTGAGAAAGAATTGGAAATTGCTAAAGAGCAGTTAATCAACGAAGGCAAGCCTGCTGAGATCGCTGAAAAAGCAGCTCAAGGTAAACTTCGTCGTTTCTACGAAGAACGTGTATTGCTTGAGCAGAAGTTCGTTAAAGATAACGGCATCTCAATCAAACAATATTTGGAGCAAAACAACACTCCATTAGTTAAGTCATTCCGTCGAATTCAATTAGGCGAAGAGGCTTAA
- the pyrH gene encoding UMP kinase has translation MANKYKRILLKLSGEALLGTQGHGIDGDILTQYAEEIKSVQEAGVEVSIVIGGGNIFRGVKGATEGMDRVQGDYMGMLATMINSMALQDALERQGVKTRLMSAIRMEAIAEPFIRRRAVRHLEKGRVVIFGAGTGNPYFTTDTAGALRAIEAEADVILKGTRVDGIYDSDPEKNPDAQKFDVITGDDVLQRRLSVMDLTAFTLCRENNTPIIVFDMNTKGNFKKIVVDGEALGTTVIWE, from the coding sequence GTGGCAAATAAGTACAAGCGCATTTTACTAAAATTAAGCGGAGAGGCATTATTAGGGACACAAGGTCACGGTATAGACGGTGACATCCTTACCCAGTACGCCGAAGAAATCAAAAGCGTACAAGAAGCGGGAGTAGAAGTATCCATCGTTATTGGTGGCGGTAATATTTTCAGAGGTGTTAAAGGCGCTACTGAAGGTATGGATCGTGTTCAAGGCGATTACATGGGTATGTTAGCAACTATGATTAACAGTATGGCTCTTCAAGATGCACTTGAACGCCAAGGGGTAAAAACCCGACTGATGAGCGCTATCCGTATGGAAGCCATCGCAGAACCATTCATTCGTCGTCGTGCAGTTCGTCACTTAGAAAAAGGACGGGTAGTAATTTTCGGCGCTGGAACTGGAAACCCATACTTCACTACCGATACAGCTGGTGCGCTACGTGCCATTGAAGCTGAAGCCGATGTAATCCTTAAGGGAACTCGTGTGGATGGTATCTATGATTCAGATCCAGAAAAGAATCCTGATGCACAAAAATTTGATGTGATTACCGGTGATGACGTTCTTCAACGTAGGCTTTCGGTAATGGATTTAACCGCTTTCACCCTTTGCCGCGAAAACAACACCCCTATCATCGTATTTGATATGAATACTAAAGGGAATTTCAAGAAGATTGTGGTAGACGGCGAAGCTTTAGGTACTACCGTAATTTGGGAGTAA